ctccaaccgaaagcctaaggtgtaccatattaattctctaaagcccttttattccagagaattaaaggtttgtcagtttacagcccagggagaagatgatgctgagtggcctgaaggtgtctactacgaagggaaatgtgctggtggtgtggaagaggtgaacctctccatgacccttgggcgtatgcagcgacagcagatccaggagctgtgcactagctacgcgccaacgttctcagccaccccaggactgactgaacgggcataccactccattgacacaggtaatgctcacccaattagggtccaaccttaccgggtgtctcctcaagctaaaactgctatagaacgggagatccaggatatgttacagatgggtgtaatccgcccctctgaaagtgcatgggcatctccagtggttctagttcccaaaccagatggggaaatacgtttttgcgtggactaccgtaagctaaatgctgtaactcgcccagacaactatccaatgccacgcacagatgaactgttagagaaactgggacgggcccagttcatctctaccttggacttaacaaaggggtactggcaggtaccgctagatgaatctgccaaggaaaggtcagccttcatcacacatctcgggctgtatgaatttaatgtactccctttcgggctgcgaaatgcacccgccactttccaaagacttgtagatggtctcctagcgggattaggagaatatgcagtcgcctaccttgatgatgtggccatattttcggattcctgggcagaccacctggaacatctacaaaaagtccttgagcgcataagggaggcaggactaactgttaaggctaagaagtgtcaaataggcctaaacagagtgacttaccttggacaccaggtgggtcaaggaactatcagccccctacaggccaaagtggatgctatccaaaagtggcctgtcccaaagtcaaagaaacaggttcaatccttcttaggcttggctggttattacagacgatttgtaccgcactacagccaaatcgctgccccactgacagacctaaccaaaaagaaacagccaaatgctgttcagtggaccggaaagtgtcagaaggcctttaacaagcttaaagcgacactcatgtctgaccctgtactaagggccccagactttgacaaaccgttcctagtaaccacagatgcatccgagcgtggtgtgggagcagttttaatgcagaaaggacctgatcaagaattccaccctgtagtgtttctcagcaaaaaactgtctgagagggaaagcaactggtcagtcactgaaaaagaatgttatgccattgtctacgctctggaaaagctacgcccatatgtttggggacggcgtttccacctgcaaaccgaccatgctgcactgaagtggcttcacaccgtcaaagaaactaacaaaaaacttcttcggtggagtttagctctccaagattttgatttcgacatccaacacatctcaggagcttctaacaaagtggctgatgcactctcccgtgaaagtttcccagaatcaactggttaaaatcgtccttaagatgtggaaaatattgttagtctttatgtacttggtagtatatttagagatgcatgtgtcttattaactctgtttttcctagagctccaggaagaaatcccagccagtgtttcaccctagctgagatttggggggcgtgtcataaatataaggggaagggtaaacacctttgaaattcctcctggccaggggaaagctcctctcacctgtaaagggttaagaagctaaaggtaacctcgctggcacctgaccaaaatgaccaatgaggagacaagatactttcaaaagctgggaggagggagagaaacaaagggtctgtgtctgtctgtatgctgcttttgccagggacagaacaggaatggagtcttagaacttttagtaagtaatctagctaggtatgtgttagattatgatttctttaaatggctgagaaaagaattgtgctgaatagaataactatttctgtctgtgtatcttttttgtaacttaaggttttgcctagaggggttctctatgttttctaatctaattaccctgtaagatatctaccatcctgattttacaggggggatttcttcatttctatttacttctattttctattaaaagtcttcttgtaaaagactgaatgctttttcattgttctcagatccaagggtttgggtctgtggtcacctatgcaaattggtgaggctttttatccaacatttcccaggaaagggggggtgcaagtgttgggaggattgttcattgttcttaagatccaagggtctgggtctgtagtcacctaggcaaattggtgaggctttttaccaaaccttgtccaggaagtggggtgcagggttttgggaagtattttggggggaaagacgcgtccaaacagctcttccccagtaaccagtattagtttggtggtggtagcggccattccaaggaccacgggtggaatactttgtaccttggggaagttttgacttaagctggtaaagataagcttaggaggtttttcatgcaggtccccacatctgtaccctagagttcagagtgggggaggaaccttgacaggggggaTCCTATTCAAGATGCTAGGTGTTGTCCCTGCCATGAACTACATAAACAAAATTAGATAGTGTGTAAAACACCCAActcttctctctcccacccatcTGATGAATCTCAAAGGCCCACCTCCATGGCAGCTCACACAAATAGTCGTGTCTTGCAGTATATTCAGAAGTTCAATAATTCTGGGCTATTTTAGATGGGAGAGGAAGCCTGTGTCAGCAcagaggctgctcacagaaaccaccaccaccagccaCTGCTCTTTTAAATCAAGGAGGATCCCACACAAATGCCTTCACTGATTGCAGTTGTGGCAGTGTCTCTCTAGCAGCAATATCCCAGcccatttagggctttatagatCAAAACCTGCAGTTTAAATTCAGTCTAAAAAACAACAGCTAGCAATGCTGATCATAAATCATCAGTGACACATGCTGCCAACAGGAAGCCTCGCTTTTATAGATGGCTGCTTCTTAATTTCTGTACCATCTTAAATTTCCAGCTAGATCTACTGCTATGTGATCATCCAACAAGACAATAGCTTGGGATCCAATACAACCCCCGCTTTGCAAACACAGGTAATGTGATGGGGGCATAGTCTCAGTCAAAGGGAGGTAGGATTACTTATTGCGTTCTTGCATTTTTCATAAATAATGGGCATGCCAGCTTTGCATCACAGGTGCCTTATGTACTATAACTCTGTTCCATAAGCTACAACAAATGGCCATGCATTTGATCACAAAAGTATTGCCTGAAACCACACAAGGACAGTAggtactgtgtgtgtatatacaaaaagaaaaggaggacttgtggcaccttagagactaacttatttgagcataagctttcgtgagctacagctcacttcatcggatgcattcagtggaaaatacagtggggagatttatatacatagagaacatgaaacaatgggtgttaccatacacactgtaaggagagtgatcaggtaaggtgagctattaccagcaggagagccggggcggggtgggagaccttttgcagtgataatcaaggtgggccatttccagcagttgacaagaacatctgagaaacagtggggggTAGGAATAAACcaggggaaacagttttactttgtgtaatgacccatccactcccagtctctattcaagcctaaattaattttatccagtttgcaaattaattccaattcagcagtctctccttggagtctgattttgaagtctttttgtagaagaattgccacttttaggtctgtaatccagtgaccagagagattgaagtgttctccgactggtttatacAGATATATATTTCTGTATCCTAAACATGATACTATGGCGTGGTATTAATCAGAAATAACGCTTAGCTTCTATTTTTCATACAGTAGCCTTCAACAGCCTTGAAAGGTCACCCTAAGCAGCAGCATAGCCACAGGATTGGTTGCTTAGCAAGAGAACGCGTTGAGGAGGATACTACATTTCCCATAGTGCATTGCTGTGGCATCCTACGGTGGTCTGTAGTTAAACTCAGGGATCCTTTATCTATCCGCCTCTTTAAATGTTAATCAGCTGACTGAAATACTTCAAAGCAGCTATGGCTACCTTCCACCAGGATTGTTAATGGGTTAGGGTCggtgattttaaatttaaaagattaGCGAGAGCAATGTATTGTTCCCCGAGTGCATAACACAGAACGATATCAAAGTATATTTAAGTTTAGTTTTTTATTTAAGCCttgaaaatctatttaaaatccccccccccactgaaatCATTCCTGTTGTATCTACAGCCAACACGactaaatacataaatatatatggGGACAATACTGTATAAATTGATCCCCCCTCCCAGAAGTTTGCCCACCTCAATGTTTAGCAAATgcccttttgttgttgttgttttgaaatGCACTTGATATATCTTTTTGCATGGCTCTTGCATaaaaatgggatttttccatccctCTCCACCGTTTATTTCCCTGTTGCGCTTCAGGACTTTGCAAATAATTTAATGCATTACTTTTTCACCCCGTACTACTTTGCTGTTTGCTGCTGCGGTTCTATCTAAATTTTCGTTCTAGCAAAGCATGTTAATAGACTCATTTGCATGAGCCACTCCAAGATGAAtgctggggttttttgttgtttgtattaatttttttttaaacctgctggttTCGTTTTGCATCCacgtctttaaaaaaaatcccctcgTGTTTAATAAGCTGTCACATACACGTTAAACTGCTGCTAAAGTACACGAGGCACTCGATGCAAATGTAGCTGTTGAATGAAGCAACAGCGTGCTGCGTCTAATCCCTGCGTGCCTATTGGTAAAGGAATTGATCCACAATTTGGATCAAAATATGTTAGGAGGTCAGATCCTACCCCCTCCTCACCTAATAATCTCACTTTTGCCTAGAGCTCACTGaataactcccccccccccaaactatcGAGCTGCACTTCTTAGATTGTCTCTTTCTCTGCTtcgtgtatttatttatttttaaatcgtGTGTtcacttctccccttcccccgcagtTAAAATAAACACCCATCTGAATCAAAAAGGAGAAAGCTATTAGACGGGGTGGACAAGCACACAGAGAGAGGGCTGGAGAGAAACAGATATGGAAATTTCAAGGACAAACGGTTGATTATTTAAAtcctgtatttaaataaaataattctgcCCGTGCATGGTTTATAAACTGACAAACTATTTGTATGCTTGTTCCCTATGTCATACCCTGCAATTGAGCTGGGAAGAGGGGGTGGGTACCGATCTGTGGGTCCATGTATGTAGAtatatttgtttggtggtggttttcGTGTTGTTAGGATTCCAGGTTATTTTATGGCTATTAAAAAGTGTTTCAGAGGCATTTTAACTTTCTCCACCTGAAATGACTCGGTACCATAAGATCTCAGATTTCAGCCCCGCACCTCAATGTTTGCATCCCCGATGTTGTTATATTCATAtttgttataaaaaataaatggaaaagggggaagaaaaacaaCCTATCCTTCCAGCAAAATGGCGATGGCACGTACATTTAATCTCCTAATAGCAATTAAACACTTTCCCGGGATATGTATGTAAATTACGGTTACACTAGTGATAATCTGCCCCTCTCCCAGTCccaggctccccctcccctggtCCCCTCAAAGAGGGTGGAAATCCGTTTTGAAACGCTAAAATCGATTCCTCACTAAAAATgcaggaggaaataaaacagctcAGGATTGCCCCTGTGCAAGCCCCCAAAGCAGTTTGTGGGGGGCAAacgggatggggagggggcaggtgcagCCCCGGGGGTACCTGGCTGGGTGTGTGCGGAGGGCTGGAGTAAGGTATGAGGCGGGTGGGGTGTCTGTGTCCCCCAATTTCTTCTCCATGGCAGTTGAGCTTGTTATTGTTTAGGAATCTCTCAGCCCAGTGCGGTAGTTTTTTGGGAAGAGGAGTAATGGAGGgaatccccctccctgcccccggtgcCCCCCCGTACAgctcaggcagggctgggccgtGCCCCCTGCCCGtgtgcccccagccccgggcagggggcagccagggggactctgggggagggggatggctgCAAACTTCCCATCTAATACCAAAGAAAGTTTTGCAGagcaggagtttggggagggggcaggagtgggggtcccggggctgggggcgggaggtTCCCCCCTGGGGACCCTCCCCAGGCTTGGgggagccacccctccccccctcctcagcCAGGTCGGGCTGCGCCTCGCCCGGCTCGGGGCTCCCTGTGTTAGTTGGGGTCTGTTCCCGGGGCCCCCGAGGGGGTCCCGGGGCCCGCAGCGGGCCGGGATCGGGGTCCCCCGGCGGCCCAGACCTGGCCCTTGCCCCCGGTCGCTCGGCCCGGGCCGAGGCCCCCCCGGCCGCCCGGCTAGGGGGGCGCAAAGGGGAAATGTGGCGGGGCCCCGGCGGCACCCGGCGCCGTTTGGGGCGGCCTGAGCgggcggggggcggcggcggcgagaGCGGGGCCCGGCGGCGGGGAGTCCAGGGACCCGGGCAGccgggggcggcggcgggggggcgcGGGGCCGcccggggagggggaaaagggccGCTTGGGGCGGCGGAAGAAACACAGATGTCGGCGGCGCGGCGCCATTCGGGGCCCTGAGCAGGCAGCCAGCAGCCCTGTCCTCACCGCGGTCCGCGCCGCGGCGCTAAATACCCGGATGCGCCGGCTGCTGCTTGGAGAGCCAGACAAGGCGCGGGAGGCGGAGAGGGAGGCAGAGCCGAGCCTGCCGGGGGGGACCGAGACCCgcggcctggggggaggggcggccacTCACAGCCTGACAGGGGGACCCCAGGCCCTGACTGACAGATACCGAGGTGCAGACCAGGCCCACAAGGGACCGAGCCACAGAGAGGCACCTGCCACCGCCAGGAGGGGACGCCAGTCACGAGGGGGCCAACTCGTCTGCCCGTTGCCAGGAGAAGCCCCCCGCCCGGCGACCGTCTCGCAGGCCGGCCTTCCGCGTGGCCACTGGGACGAAGCATCGCACGTGGCGAGAGTGCGTGGGAGCCAGCGGGCAGCGAGGCGGCTTGAGGACCCCGTGCACAGGGCTCTTCTGATTCCCTTGGCCCGAAGGCAAAGCAAAAGATGACGGAGAATTCTGCCTCGGCTCCTGCGGCCAAGCCCAAACGGGCCAAGGCGGCCAAGAAGTCAACAGACCACCCCAAGTACTCTGACATGATAGTGGCCGCCATCCAGGCTGAAAAGAGCCGGGCCGGCTCCTCTCGCCAGTCCATCCAGAAATTCATTAAGAGCCACTACAAAGTGGGGGAGAACGCTGACTTCCAAATCAAGTTGGCCATCAGGAGGCTGGTCACCACTGGTGTCCTCAAGCAGACCAAAGGGGTCGGCGCGTCTGGTTCTTTCCGCCTGGCCAAGGCTGATGAACCCAAGAAGCCACCTCCAGCCAAGAAAGCCAAGAAGGAAGTCAAGAAGGCCACGACGCCCAGGAAAACAGCTAAACCCAAGAAAGCTGCCACCAAGTCCCCAGCCAAGAAGCCCAAAGCTGCCGCCAAGAAAGCCAAAAAGAAGCCAGCAGCTGCTCCAAAGAAAGCCAAGAAGCCAAAGACTGTCAAGGCCAAGCCAGTGAAGGCACTGAAGCCCAAAAAGGCAAAGCCATCGAAACCCAAAGCAAAGTCCAGTGCGAAGAAATCAGCCAAGAAGAAGTGAAGTGCAAGTCTGGGATCTTTCTTGGACATTCTTCTTCACCTCTACTTCTGTAAATAGTTTTCTTCTTtattctcttctctctttctatTGCAACTTTATAAAAGACTGGACTGTTATTTCCCTGAAATAGTTAAAATAATTCAATtactaaaaaaaacaacaacgcaGTGCTGAGACTTGTCTTACAAGTgttattggtttgttttttcttctgttgtAATCTTAGAgctctctattttttttaatgtatgaaaTACTTATTTGTGTTTTGGGAGCAGGGGGGAATCCATGTTGGATAAAAGGGAATTGAGTTCCCCAGTCTCCTACCAGCTCCAGGGTATCATACAGGTAAATTGGCTGTGCATGGAACTTGCCCATGCCAGAGTGTGGGGACAAAGACCTCTAAATGAAGGGGGTCTGAGAAAAATAACTGTGCTGGAAGATCTTGATCACATGGGATTAATTGCTGTAGCATAAATTACATTTTCTTTAACCTCAGTCTGATGGTTCAGCAtttcccatatatatatatatatatatacacacacacacacacactaatgacAGGGAGACCAGCTCATGATGCATGTGATGTGTCTTCCCCACCCCAGTGAGAGGAATGGGCTGGAGTTGGTAATCTGTCCACCTACTTTGCTCTTGTGGGAGGAGGTTGCCTTTTAACTGAGAGGCTTTAAAACGGGGATCAGTGGAGATTTCCTGGTGGGATTTGCAAAGTGGATTTTTCCTCAAAAAGGCTGGATTTGCAGAAAATCATGGTTGATGGAATTGAAGTGGAAACGGGGGTGAGGtctaattcccccaccccctcaaaagaaatgagagaaaaaaGAGGTTCTGCTTCCAACTGCATGAGAAGCATCATCCTAATCCCTCCAGAATCTGTAATATCTTGTGGGTTAAGAGAAGGGGTTAAGAAAACCATCTCTTCACCACCGACTGTTATGCTGGGTTCTCTGAGTGCTTTCCAACTCTGCAGCGCCCACTTCCTGATCCATAGCTTTGGTATGTAGCCATACATCTACAATAGAAAGGGCACAAGACCAACAGTTTCTTTAGGCGTGGATTTTTTtgatgggggggggagtggggaaaaaagaaatgtaACCGATACTGAATCTGTCAAAAGTTGCTTTATGGAACTGGAGCTGTGTACTGTTATTGCTTaaggtttggggggtgggggtggggggaggggtggttgggAGGGCAGTGTGGAGGGGATATTTCCAATAttccagtaaaaacaaaaaagtatatTTGGTGGGTTTGCTGTTTAAAACCAAGTGAAAATCTCATAGGATTGACgcttgttcattttattttgtaaatgtaATTTGTGTAGGAAATAATTTGCTGTCTTTGTAATTTTAgagtttaaaacaacaacagcaaataAACAAATAGAGGAAGGTTGAAATTTCCCTCATTCACTGTCTTTTGTATTCTTtagtatttaaaaatacacaagatggggagggggacatgGGAAGAAAGGGAACATGGGGAGAAGGGGttatgcatgtgtgcacacacggTTGGGTGGTAAGGTGTTATTCCTCTTCCAACTTGAAAAGACACTGATAGCTCTCTGGTTTGTAAGAAGGTGCTGAAGGGATAAGGAAAGTTTGCTGGTTCCTGAACTATGGAAAAACTCTAGACCTAGAGCATGGGGTATTGCACAGCGTCGGAACAATTGAAAGAGATTGGGAGATTATCCAAAGAGATTATCCTCCAAGAAAAGGCAGTGGTGACAAGGGGAATTTCACCAGCATAATGCCACTTGGCTTCTAGGTT
The Eretmochelys imbricata isolate rEreImb1 chromosome 1, rEreImb1.hap1, whole genome shotgun sequence DNA segment above includes these coding regions:
- the H1-0 gene encoding histone H1.0; the encoded protein is MTENSASAPAAKPKRAKAAKKSTDHPKYSDMIVAAIQAEKSRAGSSRQSIQKFIKSHYKVGENADFQIKLAIRRLVTTGVLKQTKGVGASGSFRLAKADEPKKPPPAKKAKKEVKKATTPRKTAKPKKAATKSPAKKPKAAAKKAKKKPAAAPKKAKKPKTVKAKPVKALKPKKAKPSKPKAKSSAKKSAKKK